The genomic stretch CAAGATAGAGTTTGGCAGATTCTGGAACAGTGTCCGGGGATACTTCCTCTACAGGTGAAGCACATCCTATGAATTCCGAAGTACTCCCTGTCGCCGTCCAATTCTTAGCCTCGCTAACAGCCTGCTGCCGTGATTTTTCAATCAGATCGGCTATCCCTACCGTTACCTCTTCAGCAAGGTGCAGAGCCCGCCCTTCCGGGTCAATGGCCAGTCCCCCATCCACCGTAAGCGAGCCGTCACCGGTGAGAGAGCAGGAGTAGCCATGGACGATACCGGCACCGCCTGCTTGATTTGATAAGCGAACCTGAGTGAGCATGGCCTGCTGTTCCAGGTTCAGATCAGTGGCCCGGAGAAACTTACCGTCAAAATAATGGAGCCGTTTAAGCAGGCTTTCCTTGGAAATAACTGTATGACCGCCTGCACCGCTTATAACGACAACGCCTTTTGAATCTGCCATGGTTGACTCCTTAACTTTCTTTAAACATGTAAACGAAATCGTTGCCGTTTTCCATACTCTCCAACGGTTGACCTTGTTTTCCCGACAAGGGAAGCAGCCCTGTAGCGCTCAGGATTGGGAACTTTCCAGTACCTTTGAGAATAAGACGCACCGGGGTACCTTTAGGTTCATTGCTTAGTTTTACAGTGACTTCCTTGCCGCTCTCATCACATTCAACACTTTCGATCTCTACTTCCTGCCAGTCCTCGTCTGTCAAACAGGTTACAGAGATCCCTTGGGCGTTGACACTGGCTTCCAAAAGGGGAGAATCCACCTTAAAGGTAATTGTGTCATTGTCAATATCAGGATTTCCAACGATTCCCGGACCATATGTATATACAGGTTCTACTATTGGAGCTGGATGAGAAGTTGTATTGCCTGAACAGGAACATCCAGGCCCGCAGAGCAGCTCTTGAATAGTCGAGGTCGGCAGATGCACAGGCCGGATGGTATTGTCGATGTCGACCTCTTCATCATCATCAAGAACAAGATCCCAGCCAGTTGCAACCGGGTTCAGAGTTATTTTCGGCAGATCAGCCAAAGGTACTAAGATCGGATCCTGGGCAGAAAACAGAGGAAGAGGTTCTCCTTCTTCGCTTTCTGCGAGGCTGAGATCCATTTGGTCCAAGGCGGAAAAATGACGAAAGGCATCCAGCCAAGCGGCTGGCTGCTCTTCAGGGGATTTTTTAGTAATTTCTTCAATTTCTTCTAGCACGTCCTGATCCGCAGGAGTTATTGTTTTTTTACCGTTCTCTTCAATCTCAATCGCCTCTTCCAGACCAAACAGCAGGCGCAGGCGATGATAGGGCAGGCTGCCCGCAGGGGTACGCCATTCCGGGGCCTTGCCCGCTTTCAGCTGTACTTCCACCGTCTCAAAAATTCGTGAATAGGCAGTACCAGCACCGGAATTATCGCAGGGTTCGGTCAGCGCGGGAACCTGTCTGCCAAGGCAGGCCTTGAAGCGGATAGCCACATGGGCAGCAAAACGAATGGTTTTATCCTTGTTTTCTCCATCACCATTTTCTTCTTTAGTCGCAGCAATAGCAGCCAGTACCTTTGGGTCTTCCTTATGTTCCGCATACCAAGCAGGAATGTCCAAACAGAGCGGAGTTTCCAGATACAGTTCTCTCCCCAAACCATCCACAGCTAAGCCAGGAGACACTTTTATTTGCTCTGTCTCGTGATCGTAGGTGACCTTCAGCCCCCAGATTGTGCCCTGCCGATGCAGCCAGGCATTATGCAGCCGCATCTTGCCCCGATGGTAGCTATCAATGGTCTCGAAATCATCAACCCCCAACAGCATGCCGAAATGCACGAGCAGGGAACGAAAGGGGTTGACCGGAAGCCCGTCAACCTCCTTTGTTGTTTCATTATCTTTGTTCGGTGTTATTGATGCGTTACATGCCACGGTGGGCCTCCTTTATAAACTCCCATCCCTCCCCTTGGGGATGGACAATAAATTTTTCATATAAAAGCAAAAACGAATGTCGGCCTGAGAAATATTTTGCTGTTGCCATAGTTGCTTTGTTGGGGTTCGCAGGCTCACCCGCAACCTACGGGATCTTTTTTTAAGCAGGGGGGTATGGAATTAAGCTTTCCGATAACTCCAGGTCATAGAGCGTTGCTCCGCTGAAGGTGTTTGCATCACCCCGGACAGCACTGTGCAGCTGTTCCCTGCGGTTTTTTTGGGCGTATTCTATGCGTTTTTCCAGGATGGCAATGGAGTCTTCGAGGAAATCGGTTTTACGGGTGGAGTTATCCTGCTCCTCAAGTTTTGCTACCAAAGCAGCCTCGGCTTTTTCCATAGTACCTTTCAATGCATCCGCTTTTGTCGAGCCATCAGGCAAGTTAGGCGGCGAAGGAGCTTTTTCTGCAATTTTAGTGAGCAAGGCCTTGGCCTGTTCATAGTTGATAAGATTGAGCCAGACATGATCGGGGATTGCAGCTTCCCAGAGGTCCAAATTTTCTTGTGCGGCTGCATAATCACCCTGAAGCGACTTCAACTTCTGTTCAAGAGTGCTCAGTTCCCCAGTGACAGTTGAGTCATCTTGGCTTGTTGCAATAGTGAGCTGCTGTTCAATTTTCTTTTCATTGACAGCCTCCCAAGCTGCATCGCATTTCTCTTCAAGGTTAGCCGCCTGTTCCCTCTCGCTATTTAATGTGTTATCGTCTGTCCATATCCATTTCCCTTCTGCTTCGGTCAGATTCGGACTCTGTTTAATAGAGGTCAAGAGTGACAAAGCCTGATCATAGCGGGACTGCGTTTTGAGAACGAAATCCTTGTATGTATTTTCAGCTTGATGAAATGCAGACCATAACTTCGTGAGTTGCACGAACCCAAGTTCAGTCGCTTCCTGATGATCTAAAACTTTGCCCATCAGGTCTTCCAAAAGGTTCTCTGCTTCTTCGTCATAATTTTTCAGCAGCAGACCGCGTTCTCTAGCCCGGTTAAGAAGAATTTCTGGTAGATCGCCATCGTCGTAAACATTAGCTTCCAAGGGGGGCTCAAGGGGTTCAAAAGGATCTCCAAAAATTCTATAGGACGCATCACCGACAAGTTGTTTTTCCGCATCAAGGGAAGAATCAATTTCCGCATCATGTTTGTCGAACACTTTTAACAGTTCTCCAGCATTATGGGCCAATTTATCAGGCGTCCCGCTGTCCGTTATCTCATTCCAGCTCTTATGCTCTTTCTTTCGTTTTTCAGCAGCGACCAATTCCTTTTCCGCTTCTTTCAGCTTTTTCTCCGCCCGTTTGAGCCGTTCAGCCGCCAGATCCCTGTCGCCTTCCAACAAGGCAACCTCCTGTTTTGCTGCCAGACAGGCCGCCCAAGCCCCATGGGATTCCACTAAGGCATCCCTGAGATCGCCAGCCAACATCTTAATATCCGCAGGCATGGGAGCGGCATTCAACTGCTGTCGTATCTTTTTTATCTCCTTCTGGCTTTCGGCAAAGGTCTTCACGCCAGTATCATAGTTTGTTTTTGCTCCTGACAACGCACTGACAGCATCGGCAAAAGTTTTCCGCGCTAAGTCGCGTAGTTTTTCATAGGCATTCACTTGGTCAGAATAAAATTCTTTCAATGTCTCAGCACACATGGTATTTGCCCTCCTTTTCGTTCAGCCAGCACTTGCGCATCACCTTGGTATCAATATCTCATTTTCTGGTTCCCAAGCTCCTGCTGAGGAACAGTAAACTCTCATCGCCTCACCGCCAACTCCCGAAACGGTTTGCCGCTCTTCTCATATTCCCTGCGCACGGCACGGATAAAATGTTCCTGTGTTATCGTTGAACCCTCTGATGCCGCCAGAAAAGCCGCCGCCACTGCCGCATTTCGAATCAGCCCGCCCACGATATGAAAACGACTGGCAAGTTCCTCCAGTCGCACATCCTCGGCAAGTGGGGCTTTGTCCGGCAGGTGACATTTCCAGAGTGCCAAGCGCTGTTCATAGGAAGGTTCCTCAAAATCAACAATGAATTCCAGGCGGCGGATAAAGGCCGCATCAATATTCTGGCGCAGATTGGTCGACAGGATTGCCAGTCCCTCAAAGCGTTCCAAGCGGGAGAGCAGATAGGCTGTTTCCAGGTTGGCGTACCGGTCATGGGCATCGGACACCTCGGTGCGTTTACCGAACAGGGCATCCGCTTCATCAAAGAGCAGCACCGCCCTGGAGTACTCTGCCGCCTCAAAGACCCTGGCAAGATTTTTTTCTGTTTCACCGATCCATTTACTGACCACACGGGAGAGGTCTACCAGGAGCAGGTCCACTGCAAGGGCCGAGGCAAGCACCTCGGCGGAAAGGGTCTTGCCGGTACCGGACGGGCCAGCAAAAAGCATACGCACCCCCCTGGCCCCTCGCCTGCCCTCAAGAAATCGCCATTCATCCAAAACCTTTCCCTGTTGATCAAGCCGGTTCAGGCCCTCACGCAGTTGTGCCGTCTTGGCCTCGGAGAGAACAAGATGTTTCCAGGTGACCTCCGGTCGGATCAGGCGCACCCCGCTGCTTTCCAGATCAATGGCAGCCCGGCTGCGGATGGATGAAGACACCTCTTTGATACCGACCTGCCCTTCAGTGTATGAGCGGGCAAATTCCAGATCAGCGGCAACCTGCCCGGCCTGCCAGGGTTCCACCGGAAAACGGGCCGCCAGGACACCAGCCTCATCGGCCAGTGCAGGCAGGATTTCCTGCCACATGCGGCGCAGGGCATCTGGCCCTGGACGGCTGCAGCGGATCGTAATCAGCGGTCTCTTGCCGACATTTGTTCCGTATCCGTCCCTGGAGCAGAGGGTAACCGGCCCTGGAAAGAGATCAAATTGTGGTGCAGCAGGCTGACCCGGTTTTTCTTGATCAAAGGAAAGACGGAGTACGGGCACGGCCTTACGTGCTGCGGCATGGACAGCGATAAGACGGTCCAGGCCCACCGGCATTTCGCTTTGCAGGCGGATTCTGCAGCTGAGGATTCCAGCCTCGGCGACCAGGACGGAACCTCGCTGAAAGGCTGTTTCTTCGTCATCACTGGAGAGTAAAATCGTACCGGCTACCGCTGCATCAAGCATGGTCAGAGCCTTTCGTACCTGGTCTTCAGCCAGCCACCCCTCAAGGCCGTGGCAATAGAGCGGGCCTTTCTCCGGGTCCAGACCGGACGGCCAGACATCAAGACCATGCAGGACCGGCCAGAGCATCTCGGCAAGTAATAGGTGACGGTTAAAAAACGGTTCTTCACCAGCAAGGTAAAGAATTCCAGAACGAACAGCAGAACCGGTGTTCAGCTGTTTGCGCAGGGCCTGATGGCCCTCTTTTTCATGGCAGAGAAACTGAGCCGCCAGCCCGATAGTGGGATGGGGCAAGCCCTGTGGGTGGAGGACACGGAAGATATCAGCAAATCCTTCATGCTCTTCAGCCATACCGGCTAGGAGCAACAGGTC from Candidatus Electrothrix communis encodes the following:
- a CDS encoding ATP-binding protein; this encodes MPDIKQQDISRQLSRETGLMAGRLAQFLHQQFAGSEKALEEALAFLDYSFAAVAEGRSLDDWQSNSLSQRIAPDHPLYLLLTFFSLSPDEVDLLLLAGMAEEHEGFADIFRVLHPQGLPHPTIGLAAQFLCHEKEGHQALRKQLNTGSAVRSGILYLAGEEPFFNRHLLLAEMLWPVLHGLDVWPSGLDPEKGPLYCHGLEGWLAEDQVRKALTMLDAAVAGTILLSSDDEETAFQRGSVLVAEAGILSCRIRLQSEMPVGLDRLIAVHAAARKAVPVLRLSFDQEKPGQPAAPQFDLFPGPVTLCSRDGYGTNVGKRPLITIRCSRPGPDALRRMWQEILPALADEAGVLAARFPVEPWQAGQVAADLEFARSYTEGQVGIKEVSSSIRSRAAIDLESSGVRLIRPEVTWKHLVLSEAKTAQLREGLNRLDQQGKVLDEWRFLEGRRGARGVRMLFAGPSGTGKTLSAEVLASALAVDLLLVDLSRVVSKWIGETEKNLARVFEAAEYSRAVLLFDEADALFGKRTEVSDAHDRYANLETAYLLSRLERFEGLAILSTNLRQNIDAAFIRRLEFIVDFEEPSYEQRLALWKCHLPDKAPLAEDVRLEELASRFHIVGGLIRNAAVAAAFLAASEGSTITQEHFIRAVRREYEKSGKPFRELAVRR